A window from Nevskia ramosa DSM 11499 encodes these proteins:
- a CDS encoding M23 family metallopeptidase, which translates to MLGLTFVAGMNLQSDRGLLPKRIAGVWSTEFSQQRDELAQVKAKAEEDAKALARRIALLQAHVIRLDAAGTRMTQIANIDSSEFSFDRAPAVGGPETEASGTPAMLEDVIGSLDRLQKTLGDRERQMRVLEDLLLASRLEREIKPSGWPIDSGYITSGYGSRTDPFTGLRTTHPGIDFAAAEGSQVHAVASGIVTEAATANGYGELIEINHGNGYRTRYGHNSKLLVKIGDRVLKGQPIALIGSTGRSTGPHVHFELVMNGNVVNPGQYLDATH; encoded by the coding sequence GTGCTGGGTCTGACCTTCGTCGCCGGCATGAACCTTCAGTCCGATCGTGGCCTGCTGCCGAAGCGCATCGCCGGTGTCTGGAGTACCGAGTTTTCCCAGCAGCGTGACGAGCTGGCCCAGGTCAAGGCCAAGGCCGAAGAAGATGCCAAGGCGCTGGCGCGCCGTATCGCCCTGTTGCAAGCGCACGTGATCCGACTCGATGCTGCCGGCACACGAATGACCCAGATCGCCAATATCGATTCTTCCGAATTCAGTTTTGACCGTGCGCCCGCAGTCGGCGGCCCGGAGACCGAGGCTTCCGGTACACCGGCGATGCTCGAAGACGTGATCGGTTCGCTCGATCGCCTGCAGAAGACGCTCGGTGACCGCGAACGGCAGATGCGCGTGCTGGAAGATTTGCTGCTTGCCAGCCGCCTGGAGCGCGAGATCAAGCCGTCCGGATGGCCGATCGATTCGGGCTACATCACCTCCGGCTACGGCAGCCGCACCGATCCGTTCACCGGCCTGCGGACCACCCATCCGGGCATCGATTTCGCAGCGGCCGAAGGCTCGCAGGTTCACGCCGTGGCTAGCGGCATCGTCACCGAAGCGGCTACCGCGAATGGTTACGGCGAGTTGATCGAGATCAATCACGGCAACGGTTATCGCACCCGTTACGGCCACAATTCGAAGTTGCTGGTGAAGATCGGCGACCGCGTACTCAAGGGTCAGCCGATCGCGCTGATCGGTTCGACGGGCCGCTCGACCGGACCGCATGTGCACTTCGAACTGGTCATGAACGGCAACGTCGTCAACCCGGGTCAGTACCTCGACGCGACGCACTGA
- a CDS encoding DciA family protein: protein MHADDDRLGAHLVHPDSPVQGLLRQASRLEGIQKMLRDWAREPLASSLRIANEREGVVVVYVDSAAAHTQLRYRQQEMLQLLRNGLGNPSLSLEIKMRPASQG, encoded by the coding sequence ATGCACGCTGACGATGACCGCCTCGGCGCACACCTGGTCCATCCTGACTCTCCGGTACAGGGCCTGCTGAGACAGGCGAGCCGTCTCGAAGGCATCCAGAAGATGCTTCGTGACTGGGCGCGCGAGCCGCTGGCGAGTTCCCTGCGAATTGCCAATGAACGGGAGGGTGTGGTGGTCGTTTATGTCGACTCCGCCGCTGCTCACACCCAACTCCGTTACCGCCAGCAAGAAATGCTTCAACTCCTGCGTAACGGCCTCGGCAACCCTTCCTTGAGTCTTGAAATCAAGATGCGACCTGCATCACAGGGATGA
- the lpxC gene encoding UDP-3-O-acyl-N-acetylglucosamine deacetylase: MIRQRTLRSAVRVSGIGLHSGQKVYMALLPAAPDSGILFRRTDLDPPREVRATAQGIGETTLSSNLIEDGVKVATVEHLMSSLAGLGIDNCLVELSAAEVPIMDGSASPFVFLMQSAGIVEQDAPKRFIRLKSSVQVSDGDKWARLEPYNGFRLTFNIEFDHPLINSTAQSASVEFSTGAYIREVSRARTFGFMREFEFLRSRRLALGASLENAVAVDEFRVLNQDGLRYDDEFVRHKILDAVGDLYLLGRPLLASYTAFKSGHALNNKLARALLAQPAAWEEVIFDDVGDKASGFYGSSSPVLA, translated from the coding sequence ATGATCCGCCAACGTACCCTTCGCTCCGCTGTCCGCGTCAGCGGCATCGGCTTGCACAGCGGTCAGAAGGTCTACATGGCGCTGCTGCCGGCAGCGCCGGACAGCGGCATCCTGTTTCGCCGCACCGATCTCGATCCGCCGCGTGAAGTCCGCGCCACGGCGCAGGGCATCGGCGAAACCACGCTGTCGTCGAATCTGATCGAGGACGGCGTCAAGGTCGCCACCGTCGAGCATCTGATGTCTTCGCTTGCCGGTCTCGGCATCGACAACTGCCTGGTCGAGTTGTCGGCCGCGGAAGTGCCGATCATGGATGGCAGCGCCAGCCCGTTCGTGTTCCTGATGCAGTCAGCCGGCATCGTCGAGCAGGATGCACCGAAGCGGTTCATCCGTCTGAAGTCTTCGGTGCAGGTCAGCGACGGCGACAAATGGGCGAGGCTCGAGCCTTACAACGGTTTTCGCCTGACCTTCAACATCGAGTTCGATCACCCGCTGATCAATTCGACGGCGCAGAGCGCGTCGGTGGAGTTCTCGACCGGTGCCTACATCCGCGAAGTGAGCCGGGCACGTACCTTCGGTTTCATGCGCGAATTCGAGTTTCTGCGTTCACGCCGTCTGGCTCTCGGCGCCAGCCTCGAGAACGCGGTGGCGGTCGACGAGTTCCGGGTGCTGAACCAGGATGGCCTGCGCTACGACGACGAATTCGTTCGTCACAAGATCCTTGATGCCGTCGGCGATCTCTATCTTCTCGGCCGTCCGCTGCTGGCCAGCTACACCGCGTTCAAGTCCGGGCATGCGCTGAACAACAAGCTGGCGCGTGCCTTGCTCGCCCAGCCGGCAGCGTGGGAAGAAGTGATTTTCGACGACGTTGGCGACAAGGCGAGCGGTTTTTACGGTAGTTCGAGCCCCGTTCTCGCCTGA
- the ftsZ gene encoding cell division protein FtsZ translates to MGGSKQSNELYELVDGVTPRAVIRVIGVGGGGCNTVNQMAAANIDGVEFIVANTDRDHLEKCRPTLQLQIGAEVTRGLGAGSNPKVGREAAEEDRDRIREMLEGTDLLFITAGMGGGTGTGAAPVIAEIARELGILTVAVVTKPFPHEGKKRMAIAQEGILQLQQHVDSLIMIPNEKLRLVLGGAVTLLSGFKAANDVLQNAVQGISDLITRPGMMNVDFADVKTVMTNRGMAMMGLGAASGEDRARKAVEAALSSPLLDDLELTGARGILVNITSDESLTLDELELINDRIGEIASGEADIKCGTSFDPTLGGELRVTVVATGLEGSRVALKAVPQEQLSTRLRASGAPLGTEGLGSRGGVVTALRQQTEPSWAPRLHESTNAAPVRNARPGVNPAFAALDYNEEMLDIPAFLRAQAD, encoded by the coding sequence ATGGGCGGAAGCAAGCAATCCAACGAGCTGTATGAACTGGTCGACGGCGTCACGCCGCGCGCGGTCATCCGCGTCATCGGTGTCGGCGGCGGCGGTTGCAACACGGTCAACCAGATGGCTGCGGCAAACATCGACGGCGTCGAGTTCATCGTCGCCAACACCGATCGGGACCATCTCGAGAAGTGCCGGCCGACGCTGCAGCTGCAGATCGGCGCAGAAGTGACGCGCGGCCTCGGTGCCGGCTCCAATCCGAAGGTCGGCCGCGAGGCTGCCGAGGAAGATCGCGACCGCATTCGCGAAATGCTGGAAGGCACCGATCTGCTGTTCATCACTGCCGGCATGGGGGGTGGTACCGGCACCGGCGCTGCGCCGGTGATCGCCGAGATCGCCCGTGAACTCGGCATCCTGACCGTGGCCGTGGTCACCAAGCCGTTCCCGCATGAAGGCAAGAAGCGCATGGCGATCGCGCAGGAAGGCATCTTGCAGCTGCAGCAGCATGTCGACTCGCTGATCATGATTCCGAACGAGAAGCTGCGTCTCGTCCTCGGCGGCGCGGTCACCCTGCTGTCCGGCTTCAAGGCCGCCAACGACGTGCTGCAGAACGCGGTGCAGGGCATTTCCGACCTGATCACCCGTCCGGGCATGATGAATGTCGATTTCGCCGACGTGAAGACGGTGATGACCAATCGCGGCATGGCGATGATGGGTCTCGGCGCTGCCAGCGGCGAAGACCGCGCCCGCAAGGCCGTCGAAGCCGCACTGTCCAGCCCGTTGCTCGATGATCTGGAACTGACCGGCGCCCGCGGCATCCTGGTCAACATCACCAGCGACGAGTCGCTGACCCTCGACGAACTGGAACTGATCAACGATCGCATCGGCGAGATCGCGTCCGGCGAAGCCGACATCAAGTGCGGCACCTCGTTCGATCCGACCCTGGGCGGCGAACTGCGCGTCACCGTCGTCGCCACCGGCCTCGAAGGTTCGCGCGTCGCGCTCAAGGCGGTGCCGCAGGAACAGCTTTCGACCCGTCTGCGCGCCAGCGGCGCGCCGCTCGGCACCGAAGGTCTCGGTAGCCGTGGTGGTGTGGTGACCGCGCTGCGTCAGCAGACCGAGCCGAGCTGGGCGCCGCGCCTGCACGAATCGACGAATGCCGCGCCGGTGCGCAATGCGCGTCCGGGCGTCAATCCGGCGTTTGCGGCGCTCGATTACAACGAGGAAATGCTCGACATTCCGGCTTTCCTGCGCGCGCAGGCCGACTGA
- the ftsA gene encoding cell division protein FtsA has protein sequence MNKNRKPEYLVSLDVGTSKVAAMIGEVGANGVVQVVGLGVAPTRGLKKGVVINIDNTVDSIRRAVEAAELMANCRVRAAHVGITGTHIRSLNSVGVVPIRHREITARDVDAVIEAASAMAIPADQQILHVVPQEYVVDGQEGIQDPIGMSGVRLEAKVHMVTGTLSAAQNLYKCVERCGLTVERLVLQHLASADAVLSADERDLGICLVDIGGGTCDIAVFKGGSIRHTAVIPIAGDLVTSDIAVAFRTPAQHAEAIKLKYGCALPELVAHDAPIDVPGVGESPTRHLSRQMLAEVMRPRFEELFRYVRKELHRADVYELIAGGVVLTGGVAQTPGILELAEEVLEVGVRLGLPQDVSGIEEVSRSPAYSTGVGLLLFARQQRPFSGGGSGGGMRRLGGSDAGQLISRMKGWFKGNL, from the coding sequence ATGAACAAGAACAGAAAGCCGGAGTATCTCGTCAGCCTCGATGTCGGCACCTCCAAGGTCGCCGCGATGATCGGTGAAGTGGGCGCCAACGGCGTCGTCCAGGTCGTCGGCCTCGGCGTCGCGCCGACCCGCGGCCTGAAGAAGGGTGTGGTGATCAATATCGACAACACCGTCGACTCGATCCGCCGCGCCGTCGAAGCCGCCGAGCTGATGGCGAATTGCCGCGTCCGTGCGGCGCACGTCGGCATCACCGGCACCCATATCCGTTCGCTGAACTCAGTCGGCGTGGTGCCGATTCGCCACCGCGAGATCACCGCGCGCGATGTCGACGCCGTGATCGAAGCGGCGAGCGCGATGGCGATCCCAGCCGATCAGCAGATCCTGCATGTGGTGCCGCAGGAATACGTGGTCGATGGCCAGGAAGGTATCCAGGATCCGATCGGCATGAGCGGTGTGCGCCTGGAAGCCAAGGTGCACATGGTCACCGGCACCTTGTCTGCCGCGCAGAACCTCTACAAGTGCGTCGAGCGCTGCGGCCTGACCGTCGAGCGTCTGGTGCTGCAGCATCTGGCGTCGGCCGACGCGGTGCTTTCGGCGGACGAGCGCGACCTGGGTATCTGCCTTGTCGACATTGGCGGCGGCACCTGCGACATCGCCGTGTTCAAGGGCGGTTCGATCCGCCACACGGCGGTGATCCCGATTGCCGGCGATCTGGTCACCAGCGATATCGCGGTGGCTTTCCGCACGCCGGCCCAGCATGCCGAAGCGATCAAGCTGAAGTACGGCTGTGCGCTGCCGGAACTGGTGGCGCACGACGCGCCGATCGACGTGCCCGGTGTCGGCGAATCGCCGACCCGGCATCTGTCGCGGCAGATGCTCGCCGAGGTGATGCGGCCGCGCTTCGAGGAACTGTTCCGCTACGTACGCAAGGAACTGCATCGGGCCGACGTCTACGAACTGATCGCCGGCGGCGTGGTGCTCACCGGTGGCGTGGCGCAGACGCCGGGAATTCTCGAGCTGGCCGAGGAAGTGCTGGAAGTCGGCGTGCGCCTCGGTCTGCCGCAAGACGTGTCCGGCATCGAGGAAGTTTCGCGCTCGCCGGCCTATTCGACCGGCGTCGGCCTGCTGCTGTTCGCGCGCCAGCAGCGCCCGTTCAGCGGTGGCGGCAGCGGCGGCGGCATGCGCCGTCTGGGCGGCAGCGATGCCGGCCAGTTGATCAGCCGGATGAAGGGCTGGTTCAAGGGAAATCTGTGA
- a CDS encoding cell division protein FtsQ/DivIB, with amino-acid sequence MSATSLRSPSIATPSLPRPVLGVLATAATVALLMLLWTMVAPLVNRPVTALRVDGALNRLSPVDIAIAVDAGLNLRLFDADLETLREHVEALPWVASARVSRVWPDVLAVKVVERVPYARWGEGRMIDSNSQIFAPSADEIPQSLPLLSAPPGHEAEAAAVFDDLRLRLSGSAFAPSGLALDARGEWRMSNAVGIELRLGQGDPRERLPLILGAVSTTLAHQLEKVAYIDLRYSNGFSVGWKDGIAPPTGGRAPTVSRKP; translated from the coding sequence ATGAGCGCGACGAGCCTGCGTTCGCCGTCGATCGCAACCCCAAGCCTGCCGCGTCCGGTGCTCGGCGTGCTGGCAACGGCCGCCACCGTGGCGTTGCTGATGCTGCTGTGGACGATGGTCGCGCCGCTGGTCAATCGCCCGGTGACGGCGCTGCGGGTCGATGGTGCGCTGAACCGGCTGAGCCCGGTCGATATCGCGATCGCGGTGGATGCCGGGCTCAACCTGCGCCTGTTCGATGCCGATCTCGAGACCCTGCGCGAGCATGTCGAAGCGCTGCCGTGGGTGGCCTCGGCGCGCGTCAGCCGTGTATGGCCGGACGTGCTGGCGGTGAAAGTGGTCGAGCGTGTGCCGTATGCACGCTGGGGCGAGGGCCGGATGATCGACAGCAACAGTCAGATCTTCGCGCCGAGCGCCGACGAAATTCCTCAGAGCCTGCCGCTGCTGTCGGCGCCCCCAGGCCATGAAGCCGAGGCCGCAGCCGTGTTCGACGATCTGCGCCTGCGTCTGTCCGGCAGCGCCTTCGCGCCGAGCGGGCTGGCGCTGGATGCGCGTGGCGAATGGCGGATGAGCAATGCCGTCGGCATCGAACTGCGCCTGGGTCAGGGCGATCCGCGCGAAAGGCTGCCGCTGATTCTCGGCGCGGTCAGCACGACCCTGGCTCATCAGCTGGAGAAGGTCGCTTACATCGATCTTCGTTATTCAAATGGATTTTCGGTGGGCTGGAAGGATGGCATTGCGCCACCAACCGGCGGCCGTGCACCCACCGTGAGCAGGAAGCCATGA
- a CDS encoding D-alanine--D-alanine ligase: MRKRTSNPKDFGKVAVLMGGWSAERQVSLWSGEGVLAALKRLGIDAIGVDADREALLTLPKLGVDRAFSVLHGTGGEDGTVQAVLDLHGIPYPGSGVLASALAMDKLRTKRIWKAERLPTPDWRILGSVADAHAAAERFGYPFIIKPAADGSSVGVSKVKEKGQVEAAYVDALGEGRVVMAEAFIAGGEYTCAMLDGEPLPVIRIEPAGEFYDYHSKYISDDTRYICPTDLVPTHEQELQAICAQAFEAIGGRGWGRVDFMMDANGAPWLLEVNTLPGMTSHSLVPMAARAVGMDYDALCWAILETTLHQDGGAA; this comes from the coding sequence ATGCGTAAGCGCACCAGCAATCCCAAGGACTTCGGCAAGGTGGCCGTGCTGATGGGCGGCTGGTCCGCCGAACGCCAGGTCTCGCTGTGGTCCGGCGAAGGCGTGCTCGCGGCCCTGAAGCGGCTGGGCATCGATGCGATCGGCGTCGATGCCGATCGCGAAGCGCTGTTGACGCTGCCGAAGCTCGGCGTCGATCGCGCGTTCAGCGTGCTGCACGGCACCGGCGGCGAAGACGGCACCGTGCAGGCGGTGCTCGATCTGCACGGCATTCCGTATCCGGGTTCCGGCGTGCTGGCTTCGGCGCTGGCGATGGACAAGCTGCGCACCAAGCGGATCTGGAAGGCCGAGCGCCTGCCGACGCCGGACTGGCGGATTCTCGGCAGCGTGGCTGACGCGCATGCCGCGGCCGAACGCTTCGGCTACCCGTTCATCATCAAGCCGGCGGCCGATGGTTCGTCGGTGGGCGTGTCGAAGGTCAAGGAGAAGGGGCAGGTCGAGGCTGCATACGTCGACGCGCTCGGCGAGGGCCGCGTGGTGATGGCCGAAGCGTTCATCGCCGGCGGCGAATACACCTGCGCGATGCTCGATGGCGAGCCGCTGCCGGTGATCCGCATCGAGCCGGCCGGCGAGTTCTACGACTACCACTCGAAGTACATCTCCGACGACACCCGCTACATCTGCCCGACCGATCTGGTACCGACCCACGAGCAGGAACTGCAGGCGATCTGCGCCCAGGCTTTCGAAGCGATCGGCGGCCGCGGCTGGGGCCGGGTCGACTTCATGATGGACGCCAACGGCGCGCCCTGGCTGCTCGAAGTGAACACCCTGCCAGGCATGACCTCGCACAGCCTGGTGCCCATGGCCGCGCGAGCCGTCGGCATGGATTACGACGCCCTCTGCTGGGCCATTCTCGAAACCACGCTGCACCAAGATGGAGGCGCCGCCTGA
- the murB gene encoding UDP-N-acetylmuramate dehydrogenase codes for MPVQIRGLLHAGEPLSRHTSWRVGGPADRYFEPADRADLVAFVRALPANEPVLWLGLGSNLLVRDGGFRGTVIALHGALDELTRDEAGQVYAEAGVHCARLAKFAERQQLAGLGYMAGIPGTVGGALAMNAGAWGGETWPTVAEVDVLMRDGSIVSLTPSAFEIGYRTVVPPADFLGFLAARFKVTADVDGRYAAATRDSLAQRKATQPVGKPSAGSTFRNPPGDHAARLIESCGLKNHRIGGAHVSQQHANFILTEEGACAADVEALIEHVRTTVKLKTGIELHPEVRVVGENVDA; via the coding sequence ATGCCCGTCCAGATTCGCGGCCTGCTGCATGCCGGCGAGCCGCTGTCGCGGCATACCAGCTGGCGAGTCGGTGGTCCGGCGGATCGTTATTTCGAGCCGGCCGATCGTGCCGATCTCGTCGCGTTTGTCCGCGCGCTGCCGGCGAACGAGCCGGTGCTGTGGCTCGGCCTCGGCTCGAACCTGCTGGTGCGCGATGGCGGCTTCCGTGGCACGGTGATCGCGCTGCATGGCGCGCTCGATGAACTGACGCGGGACGAGGCTGGACAGGTCTACGCCGAAGCCGGGGTGCACTGCGCACGGTTGGCGAAGTTCGCCGAGCGCCAGCAGCTGGCCGGGCTCGGCTACATGGCCGGCATTCCCGGCACCGTTGGTGGCGCGCTGGCGATGAACGCCGGTGCCTGGGGCGGAGAGACCTGGCCGACGGTCGCCGAAGTCGATGTGCTGATGCGCGACGGCAGCATCGTGTCGCTGACGCCGTCGGCGTTCGAGATCGGCTATCGCACGGTCGTGCCGCCAGCTGATTTCCTGGGCTTCCTGGCCGCGCGTTTCAAGGTGACGGCCGACGTCGATGGCCGCTATGCCGCGGCAACCCGCGACTCGCTGGCCCAGCGCAAGGCGACGCAGCCGGTCGGCAAGCCGAGTGCCGGCAGCACTTTCCGCAATCCGCCCGGCGATCACGCTGCGCGGCTGATCGAAAGCTGCGGCCTGAAAAACCATCGCATTGGCGGCGCGCACGTCTCGCAGCAGCACGCCAATTTCATCCTGACCGAGGAGGGCGCTTGCGCCGCCGACGTCGAAGCCCTGATCGAGCACGTCCGCACCACCGTGAAGCTGAAAACCGGCATCGAGCTGCATCCCGAAGTTCGCGTCGTCGGGGAGAACGTCGATGCGTAA
- the murC gene encoding UDP-N-acetylmuramate--L-alanine ligase yields MTTLGTQPMRRIRRIHLLGIGGSGMAGIAEVLLNLGYQVSGSDLKESAATRRLISFGAVIAYGHDAARVDTVDVVVISTAIKADNPELVAARAARIPVVRRAEMLAELMRFRYGVAVAGTHGKTTTTSLVASVLAEGGLDPTYVIGGKLKSAGTNAKLGGGTYLVAEADESDASFLHLTPMIAIVTNIDADHLETYGGDFRRLRATFIEFLQRLPFYGLAVLCADDAEVRDIIEEIGRPVLTYGIDEPADLRAANIRFEASGAHFDVVLADGSIEPMHLNLPGRHNVLNALAAIAVARELGVSFEAMRKALSEFEGVGRRCESHGDWTIGDATVRLVDDYGHHPRELKVTFDAIRGAYPGRRLVVAFQPHRYSRTRDLFDDFCAVLTETDALLLTEVYAAGEAPLPDADGRALARGIRARGKVEPVFVRTVAEAPDALASMLHDGDVLLTVGAGDIGGLAGLLASTWEAAQ; encoded by the coding sequence ATGACCACGCTCGGCACCCAGCCGATGCGCCGTATCCGGCGCATCCATCTGCTCGGCATCGGCGGCTCCGGCATGGCTGGCATCGCTGAAGTGCTGCTCAATCTCGGCTATCAGGTCTCCGGTTCGGATCTGAAGGAAAGTGCTGCGACCAGGCGTCTGATCTCGTTCGGCGCGGTGATCGCCTACGGCCATGACGCGGCGCGAGTCGACACCGTCGACGTCGTGGTGATCTCGACGGCGATCAAGGCCGACAACCCTGAACTGGTCGCCGCGCGCGCCGCGCGCATTCCGGTGGTTCGCCGCGCCGAAATGCTCGCCGAGCTGATGCGCTTCCGCTACGGCGTCGCCGTCGCCGGCACCCACGGCAAGACCACGACCACCAGCCTGGTTGCCAGCGTGCTCGCCGAGGGCGGTCTCGATCCGACCTATGTGATCGGCGGCAAGCTGAAGAGCGCCGGCACCAACGCCAAGCTCGGCGGCGGCACCTATCTGGTCGCCGAGGCCGACGAGAGCGATGCCAGCTTCCTGCATCTGACGCCGATGATCGCGATCGTCACCAACATCGACGCCGATCACCTGGAAACCTACGGCGGTGACTTCCGCCGCCTGCGCGCCACCTTCATCGAATTCCTGCAGCGCCTGCCGTTCTACGGCCTCGCGGTGCTCTGCGCCGACGACGCCGAAGTGCGCGACATTATCGAAGAGATCGGCCGCCCGGTGCTGACCTACGGCATCGACGAACCGGCCGATCTGCGCGCAGCGAACATCCGCTTCGAAGCCAGCGGCGCCCACTTCGATGTCGTGCTGGCCGACGGCTCGATCGAGCCGATGCATCTGAATCTGCCGGGCCGCCACAACGTGCTGAACGCGCTCGCCGCGATTGCCGTGGCGCGCGAACTCGGTGTGAGTTTCGAGGCGATGCGCAAGGCGCTGTCCGAATTCGAAGGCGTTGGCCGCCGCTGCGAATCGCATGGCGACTGGACGATCGGCGACGCCACCGTGCGCCTGGTCGACGACTACGGTCATCACCCGCGCGAGCTGAAGGTGACCTTCGACGCGATTCGCGGCGCCTACCCGGGCCGCCGTCTGGTCGTCGCCTTCCAGCCGCACCGCTACAGCCGCACGCGCGATCTGTTCGACGATTTCTGCGCGGTGCTGACCGAAACCGATGCGCTGCTGCTGACCGAGGTCTACGCCGCTGGCGAAGCCCCGCTGCCGGATGCCGATGGCCGTGCGCTGGCGCGCGGTATCCGCGCGCGCGGCAAGGTCGAGCCGGTGTTCGTTCGCACCGTTGCCGAAGCGCCGGACGCGCTGGCTTCGATGCTTCATGACGGCGATGTGCTGCTGACTGTGGGCGCTGGTGACATCGGTGGCCTCGCGGGTTTGCTGGCCAGTACCTGGGAGGCAGCCCAGTGA
- the murG gene encoding undecaprenyldiphospho-muramoylpentapeptide beta-N-acetylglucosaminyltransferase, whose protein sequence is MKIMICAGGTGGHVYPALAVAKVLMHRGHEVVWMGTPDSFEARVVPQHGIVMELVRVKGLRGKGVIKLLTAPLTLARAMLDAIKVLRRVRPNMVLGMGGFAAGPGGLAAWLSGRPLVIHEQNAAPGLTNRLLARIASKVLQAFPDTFEKLGFKDAITVGNPVRTGFVELASPAARLTAHDVVPRLLVLGGSQGARALNELVPAALALLPEGPRPQVRHQAGRTLDIAKAAYAKAGVDGDVTAFIDDMPAAYDWADLVICRSGASTIAELAAAGSAALLVPFPHAVDDHQTRNGEYLVHAGAAQMIAEAELCPLHLAETLRALLGDRARLVEMATAARTAAWGAADERIADLCLEAGGAK, encoded by the coding sequence ATGAAAATCATGATCTGCGCCGGAGGAACCGGAGGCCACGTCTACCCGGCACTGGCCGTCGCCAAGGTGCTGATGCATCGCGGCCATGAAGTGGTGTGGATGGGTACGCCGGACAGCTTCGAAGCGCGCGTGGTCCCGCAGCACGGCATCGTCATGGAACTGGTGCGGGTCAAGGGTCTGCGCGGCAAGGGCGTGATCAAGCTGCTGACCGCGCCGCTGACTCTGGCGCGGGCGATGCTCGATGCCATCAAGGTGCTGCGTCGCGTGCGGCCGAACATGGTGCTCGGCATGGGCGGATTTGCCGCTGGTCCGGGCGGGCTCGCGGCCTGGCTGTCTGGCCGACCGCTGGTGATCCACGAACAGAATGCCGCGCCGGGCCTGACCAATCGCCTGCTGGCGCGGATCGCGTCGAAGGTGCTGCAAGCGTTCCCGGATACCTTCGAAAAGCTCGGTTTCAAGGACGCGATCACGGTCGGCAATCCGGTGCGCACCGGCTTTGTGGAACTGGCGTCGCCCGCGGCGCGATTGACCGCGCACGATGTGGTGCCGCGCCTGCTGGTGCTCGGCGGCAGTCAGGGCGCGCGGGCCCTGAACGAACTGGTGCCGGCCGCACTCGCGCTGCTGCCGGAAGGGCCGCGTCCGCAGGTCCGCCATCAGGCCGGCCGGACGCTGGACATCGCCAAGGCCGCCTACGCCAAGGCCGGTGTCGATGGCGACGTGACCGCGTTCATTGACGACATGCCGGCCGCCTACGACTGGGCCGATCTGGTCATCTGCCGCTCCGGCGCCTCGACGATCGCCGAACTCGCTGCTGCCGGCAGTGCTGCGCTGCTGGTGCCGTTTCCGCATGCGGTCGACGATCACCAGACTCGCAACGGTGAATACCTGGTGCACGCGGGTGCTGCGCAGATGATCGCGGAAGCCGAGCTGTGTCCTTTGCATCTGGCCGAAACGCTGCGTGCGCTGCTCGGCGATCGCGCCCGCCTGGTCGAGATGGCGACGGCTGCGCGCACCGCTGCCTGGGGCGCTGCCGACGAGCGTATTGCCGATCTGTGCCTTGAAGCGGGAGGCGCAAAATGA